A stretch of Lathyrus oleraceus cultivar Zhongwan6 chromosome 6, CAAS_Psat_ZW6_1.0, whole genome shotgun sequence DNA encodes these proteins:
- the LOC127094669 gene encoding protein MAIN-LIKE 1: MVRRRGADGRIPVRTLDRGASSSAAAAEPTGYPGGPYDTSLLVKYEHHVARHIWFGEERGPKKELKVAGHGLKLNSRVPLALPPQMESWVSRSGLASLQRTSLNKIDTNLVSAFVERWHLETSSFHMPFGEMSITLYDVACLLHLPIRGIFWSPQDVTEELAVELAVDYLGVSQSQAQSHVRSCKGSYYKLECYHQSVVDVIGSSSVATTPSEVVDGLSGVVLSCFPSTADPSPS; the protein is encoded by the exons a tggttcgaagaagaggtgcagatggccggattccagtccgcacgttagaccggggtgcatcttcatctgcagctgcagctgagccgactggatatccaggagggccgtacgatacatctcttttggtgaagtacgagcatcatgttgctcgacatatatggttcggtgag gaaagaggaccaaagaaagagttgaaggttgccggacatggactgaagttgaattctagggttccattggctcttccaccacagatggagagttgggtatctagatccggtttagcttcactgcagagaacgagtctgaacaagatagacacaaatcttgtctctgcatttgtggaaagatggcatctagagacatcttcatttcacatgccgtttggtgaaatgagcattactttaTATGATGTCGCATGTCTACTTCACTTGCCCATTAGGGGTATCTTTtggagtcctcaggatgtgaCTGAAGAGCTAGCTGTTGAACTTGCTGTTGACTACCTAGGAGTGTCACAGAGTCAGGCACAGTCACATGTTCGGAGCTGCAAGGGGTCGTATTacaagttggagtg TTACCATCAGAGTGTTGTCGATGTGATCGGTTCATCTTCCgtggccaccactccatctgagGTAGTAGACGGTttatctggagtggtattatcgtgtttcccatCCACGGCTGATCCCTCCCCATCGTGA